GGCACTCGAAGTGGGGGGCTCGCTCGAATTCTGTGGCCCGAAGTGCTCGCGCTGTGGATCGACCCTGATCGCGAATGGTCGGCTCGTGGGGTCTGAATGGTACCCACGTCAAGCAAACCTATGCCACAGGGAATCTTTGCCCACCGGAGCAAACAAGCACGGGCCACTTCTCGCTTGAGCGCGGTATCGAATGTGTTATCCTGCTGGACGTTACACCAACGGTTGCCGGCCGATTCTTGTACTCGTTTGCCACCCGAAGCAAACGAGTGCAGGAATCGACCGGCAAACCAACTCTAAGTTCGGCCACCGGAGGGCTGGCGATGAGGTGCGCGTTGTTTGCAGCCGTGTTCTGCGGCACCGGTTTTGTTCTCAATTCGGCCTTTGCCGACCCGCCGAAAAATCCGGCAAGTTCATCTCCACGTGACCAACCCGATTGGGTCGCCGAGATCGAGGCGGCGATCAAAGCCCAGGAAGACCGTCAGCAGAAGCTCTTCGCCGAGTATGCCGAAAGGTGGGGGAAAGCGAAGACCGAAGCCGAGCAGGATGCGCTCGAAAAATGGCGGCACGAAGCCGTCGATGGGATGAGGAAAGCTGACCGTGCGGCGGCTCATTCCCTCATGCCGTTGCTGCGCAAACACGCCGATGATCCAAAGACGTATATGGGATTGGCCTTTACCACGGAGCACGGCAGCAGTGACGACCGTGAAGAATCTGGCGCTCTGATGGGTAAGTATCACCTGTCCAACCCAATTGTGCTGAAGTGGGCACAATTCGGACGGGGTGACGGGTGCGACGATTTCCTAGAGCCAATCATCCGCAATCTCCTCGCCGATAAAGAAATGGCTGCGAAGGATCGGACCCTCCTGCAATTCTCTTTGGCCCAGTATTTGAAGCACAAGGCTGAAGTCGCCCGAATGTCGAATCAGTCGATCACTTGGCGATACGGTTCCGACTATATCGCCAAGATTCGCCAGCGGGATGTGGCAAAGCTCGAAGCCGAAGCCTTGGAAATCTTCGACCAACTGATCGCGAAGAAGGTGCCCGATGAACTCCGGCCCGGCCTTTCGATTCTGGAAGAGGCCAAAACCGAGGCGTATGAAATGCGCCATCTCGCGGTTGGCAAAAAGGCACCGGAGATCGTCGGCGAGGATCTCGACGGCAAGCCGATGAAACTGAGCGACTATCGTGGCAAAGTGGTGGTGCTGGATTTCGGGGTGAGGCGTTGTAGTCCCTGTATCACTTTCGGCAGACATCTGCGAAAGCTGATCGATCAATATGCCGGCCGGCCGTTCGCTGGCGTCGGCGTCAATATCGATAAAGACCGGAAGGACGCTAAGGCGTTCGTTGAGGAGAACAAATTCACTTGGCCAACAATTTGGAATGGGCCGACCGGATGTGCCGGCGGGATTGCGAAAGACTGGAATGTGCAGGGATTTCCCACGGTGTACGTGATTGACCATGCGGGCGTGATTCGCTCCAAAGCTCGTGGTCCGGAGTTCGATCCGCTGATCGAAGAACTGGTCAAGAAGGCGGAAAAGAACGCCGCTAAGTAGAGGAGTGTGGGTCCGTTTCAGAGTGGAGGGTAGCGCGTGGCCCTGGATCACATCTAGGACCACGCGCTGCACCAGCGCGCTGGTAAACATGTCGAGACGTGAGTTACACGTCTCCGGCCCGTCTGATCACCCGACATTTCTTCATGCCGCCTCTGCATGCTAGAATGTACACTCCTCGTGAGAGTACATGCTGCAGAAGCAGGGTAAGCTCAAACCTCAAGGGACTGGCGCGAACAAACCGAAGCCGGTTGCGGTCAAGAAAGCCGCAGCCCAAGTGACGGCCACGTCGCGCACCAAACGGAAATCGCCTCCTCCAAAAACCGCCGCTAAAATCACATCCCGAACAAAGCCGTCGACCGCTCCACCGGTAAGCGTTCCACGCCCATCGGCGAGCGGTGCCGAGCGCGACCGCCTCACGAACGTGTCCCGGCAGCGCAACGACACCAAGCGCGAAGCCGGAGCGTGACCGGACATTATGGACCCAGACCGCCGGGAAGCGTGCAGTCGGTCGCTCCGGCTGTTCTGCGAGACCTAAGCGCCCCGGGCGTTCGCGATGGGGCGAGTCGGACCTGCGCGCGACCACTGGGATCGAGGAGGCCGTGACCAACGGATTTTGCCTATGACGCCTGAGCGACACGATTGAATGACTCGGAATTGCTACCCGATCGCTGTGTGTGGGAATTAAGTATTCTTCGGTAGTAGTGCGGGTGCGGCACCGCGATGGCGGCCAGCCGCGTTTCTTCACGGCCGTGACGGTCGCGTCATCGAGTGGTGGAACGCAGTCCCAGAGTACGTTCCCCTCTTTGGTGCGAACGAGGAACGCGCGCTGCCCGATCCCGGCCTTTGGCCGCGGGTGAATGGTGTGCAGGACAGAGCTGGTGCTTTGAGGGGAAATCCATGCAGTCGGCTCAATATCGTTTGTAAAATCTCGTCCACTAGTATGCAATTGATCAAATCGCGTCGGGAACTCATCACTTGAAGTGAGCAACGCGGATTATTGGGATTGAGAGCCGAAATTGTTAGCGATTGTTAGCCGCCCGCACGACGGACAAGAAAGGCAATAGCCGCGGAAATGCATGAAATGTCAGCGAATGAGGTGTTGCTTGTCCGGTGTCGCATCCACGCGACTATCTCGGGGCCAAAATGTTAGCAATTGTTAGCCCGGTGTAGGCGGGACGAGCGAAACACGTGAGGGGCGAACCGTTTTGGCGGTTGCCCCTCACGGTTGCGCCGGGGCGAGCGGCGCAGATTCGATGACGGTGGCGCCCGATGCGCGTCGGGCGCGAGGATCACGAGTTACTTCTTGCGCTTCCCGGTCATGGTCATGAACGGCACCCATTTACCGTCGTCACCGAGTACGGACGAGGTCATCACTTTGGTATCCTTGTCCTTCAACTCGATCACGTCGCGCATCCTCACGAGTTTCCCTGTGGCCGGGTTCGGCCCCTCGGTTTCCAGGGTCAGCGTTTGGCCGTCGAGCGTACCCTCGTACTTGCAGAGGAAGTCGCACACCGAGCACACCCAGGTGCCGACGACCTTCTTCTTCTGGGAATCGAACCCGAGGGTCATCACGCCCGTAACCGGGACGTCCATGAACGTGCCCTTCATCTCGCTCACGAGCCAGAACCCGCCGAGCGCGCGAGCGGCCTCGGTGCCCTTGCATTTGACCGGCGGCTTGCCCGGCTCAACGACGCCCTCGGACTCGACCTCCCACTGCCCCTCCAGTTGCTTGAGCCACTCGTGCTCCTTCTGGGGCACGGGCGGTTTCGGCGGTTCCGCGCCTACGGAGGGGAGCGCCAGCACCACGGCGACGACACCGGCCACTGCGAACTTACGCATCGCACGTTCCTCGAAACGGATGGGGTACTCCCAGCGCTCGAGTAGGCGACCTCGCGAACGCTGGGGTTGGGAGAATCGCACGGCACCCGGGGACAACCAATGTCGGTAGTGGAGCCGGTTTCGATCGCCGCACGGGGCGCGCGGCTTGCGCGGATCGGAACCGACGGAGGGGTGAGGTGTGACTTGCTGGAACGGAGATAGGCCGGGTAAAACGAAGTCGAGTGTGGTTCGCAAGCGCGCCTTTCGCGCTCACGAGCCACACTCGGTGACTACCTTCGATCAGGCCGCGGCCTTCTTCAGCGAGGCCATGTCGATGACGAACCGGTACTTCACGTCGCCCTTGAGGAGCCGGTCGTAGGCCTCGTTGATCTTCTGGATCGGAATGACCTCGACGTCGCTCGTGATCCCGTGTTCGGCGCAGAAGTCGAGCATCTCCTGCGTTTCCGCGATCCCACCGATGGCGGACCCGGCGAACTGGCGCCGCGGCATGAGCAGGTTGAACGCGGCGACCGGGAGCGGTTTCTCCGGCGCCCCGACGAGGCAGAGCGTGCCATCGAGTTTCAGCAGCGAGAGGTAGGCGTTGATGTCGTGTTCGGCCGAGACCGCGTCGAGAATGAAGTCGAAGCTCCCCGCGTGCTTCGCCATCTCCGCCGCGTTCTTCGACACCACGACTTCGTGGGCGCCGAGCCGCTTCCCGTCCTCGATCTTGCCCGGCGACGTAGTGAACAGCACGACGTGCGCGCCAAACGCGCGGGCGAACTTCACCCCCATGTGTCCCAACCCACCGAGGCCCACGATCCCGACCTTCTGGCCGGCGCCAACTTCCCAGTGGCGGAGCGGCGAGTACGTGGTGATCCCGGCGCACAGCAGCGGGGCCGTGGCCGCGAGGTTCGCCTTGTCCGAAACCTTCAGGGTGAACGCTTCGTCCACCACGATGTTTTCGGAGTACCCGCCGTAGGTGATCCCGTCGGAGTGCTTGTCCGGGGCGTTGTACGTCAGCGTGGGGAAGTGGGCACAATACTGTTCGAGCCCGCGCGAGCAGCTCGGGCAGGTGCGGCACGAATCGACCATGCACCCGACCGCGGCGAAATCGCCGACCTTGAACTTCTTGACGTCTTTGCCGACCTTCGTCACGCGGCCGACGATCTCGTGACCGGGAACGCAGGGGTACGCGGTGCCCGCGAACTCGCTCCACTCGTTGCGCGCCTGGTGCAGGTCCGAGTGGCACACGCCGCAGTACAGGATGTCGATTTGCACGTCGGTCGCGAGCGGTTCCCGGCGCGTGAGCGCGAACGGTGCGAGCGGGGTCGTTGCGCTGTGAGCCGCGAAAGCTTTGGTGCTCATTGCGATAGTTCCAATTCGAGTCGAGTTAAGGGACGGAACCAATTGAGAGTGGTGCAAACCGC
The Gemmata palustris DNA segment above includes these coding regions:
- a CDS encoding TlpA family protein disulfide reductase — translated: MQESTGKPTLSSATGGLAMRCALFAAVFCGTGFVLNSAFADPPKNPASSSPRDQPDWVAEIEAAIKAQEDRQQKLFAEYAERWGKAKTEAEQDALEKWRHEAVDGMRKADRAAAHSLMPLLRKHADDPKTYMGLAFTTEHGSSDDREESGALMGKYHLSNPIVLKWAQFGRGDGCDDFLEPIIRNLLADKEMAAKDRTLLQFSLAQYLKHKAEVARMSNQSITWRYGSDYIAKIRQRDVAKLEAEALEIFDQLIAKKVPDELRPGLSILEEAKTEAYEMRHLAVGKKAPEIVGEDLDGKPMKLSDYRGKVVVLDFGVRRCSPCITFGRHLRKLIDQYAGRPFAGVGVNIDKDRKDAKAFVEENKFTWPTIWNGPTGCAGGIAKDWNVQGFPTVYVIDHAGVIRSKARGPEFDPLIEELVKKAEKNAAK
- a CDS encoding DUF1579 domain-containing protein → MRKFAVAGVVAVVLALPSVGAEPPKPPVPQKEHEWLKQLEGQWEVESEGVVEPGKPPVKCKGTEAARALGGFWLVSEMKGTFMDVPVTGVMTLGFDSQKKKVVGTWVCSVCDFLCKYEGTLDGQTLTLETEGPNPATGKLVRMRDVIELKDKDTKVMTSSVLGDDGKWVPFMTMTGKRKK
- a CDS encoding NAD(P)-dependent alcohol dehydrogenase, whose protein sequence is MSTKAFAAHSATTPLAPFALTRREPLATDVQIDILYCGVCHSDLHQARNEWSEFAGTAYPCVPGHEIVGRVTKVGKDVKKFKVGDFAAVGCMVDSCRTCPSCSRGLEQYCAHFPTLTYNAPDKHSDGITYGGYSENIVVDEAFTLKVSDKANLAATAPLLCAGITTYSPLRHWEVGAGQKVGIVGLGGLGHMGVKFARAFGAHVVLFTTSPGKIEDGKRLGAHEVVVSKNAAEMAKHAGSFDFILDAVSAEHDINAYLSLLKLDGTLCLVGAPEKPLPVAAFNLLMPRRQFAGSAIGGIAETQEMLDFCAEHGITSDVEVIPIQKINEAYDRLLKGDVKYRFVIDMASLKKAAA